One Salmo trutta chromosome 19, fSalTru1.1, whole genome shotgun sequence genomic window carries:
- the LOC115154028 gene encoding CDKN2AIP N-terminal-like protein: MAEGDIEEFIEQNRHLSELVDTYRGISESEKHWKARRAFLFRNINDFEDPHIDQLLALSMVWANNVFLGCRYSPDLLEKVNEMAEGIVVEDAPVFKTRDEIMKNQKR, from the exons ATGGCCGAGGGTGATATCGAGGAATTCATTGAACAAAATAGGCATTTGTCCGAGCTTGTAGACACATATCGTGGTATCTCAGAAAGTGAAAAACATTGGAAGGCCAGGAGGGCATTCCTATTCAGAAATATAAACGACTTTGAAGACCCACACATTGATCAGCTGCTTGCTTTGTCCATGGTATGGGCCAACAACGTGTTTCTTGGCTGTCG ATACAGTCCAGACCTCTTGGAGAAAGTGAATGAAATGGCTGAAGGAATTGTTGTGGAGGATGCCCCTGTTTTCAAAACCAGAGATGAGATCATGAAAAATCAG AAACGATGA